Part of the Paenibacillus aurantius genome, ATGGCCGGCAGCAGGGATGGCAGGGTGATGCTCCACATTTGCCGGAACCGCCCCGCCCCGTCCACCATGGCGGCCTCGTAGAGGTTGGGATTGATCCCCGTCATCGCCGCCAGATAAACGATCATCGACCAGCCGACCTCTTTCCAGATGCCGAGGCTGATGAGGATGCCAAGAAAATACCGGGGCTCCGTTAAGAAGGACACCGGTTCTCCTCCGTATCCCACGAGAAGCTGATTAACCAGTCCCTTATTCGAAAGCAGCTCCGTGAAAATCCCGCCTACGATAACCCAAGACAGAAAATGCGGCAAATACAGCAGGGTTTGAGCCGTCCGCTTGAACCAGCTGAGCCGGATTTCGTTTAAGAGAAGGGCCAGAATCAGAGGGGCGGGGAATCCGAATACGATGGAATACAGCCCTAGGCGCAGGGAATTCTTCAGCACCAGCAGGAATTCCGGGTATTCGAACATGAAGCGGAAATGCTTGAGCCCCACCCACTTGCTGTGAAAAAGACCCGCGAACAAATTGTAATCCTGAAAAGCGATCCAGTTCCCCGCAAGCGGTATGTATTTAAAGATCAGAAAGTGCAGAAGTCCGGGAACGGCAATAAGCAGCAGCACCCAGGAATCGACCGACTTGGCTTTGCGCAGCAAGATGACTTCCCCCTTTACCCAGGATGTAAAAAGACCCCCCGCCTGCTGAAGCAGAGGGTCTGCGGCCAATGGCTTGTTTCGTTGCTTTCTCCGGCCGCCCCCAAAATAAGACACCCGAGGCGCCGGGTCCGCTCTATTTCTGGCCGGAGCGGTTGTACCAGTCGGTTGCCTCCTGGATGGCCGCCTCCCCGCCGCGCTTCTTCCACTCGGCGACGAAGGAATCGAAGCCTTTGTCGAGGTCTTCCTTGCCGACCACGAGCTTCACAAACCAGTCGTAGAACAGGCTGCCCGCCACGAAGGCCGGGTTAAGCTCAGGACGTCCGTCCAGCGACTTAAGCGGCGGCATGTACATGGCATCGTTCTTCATAATGGTCGATTCCGCATCCTGGTAGCCTTTCAGAATCACATCGCTGTTCGGGAGCACTTTGAGAGCCAGGGGGTTGTTCAACCCGTTCTCGCGAACGTTGATAGAGAGCTGGAAGAATTCCTTCTCGTTAAGCTCGGAATTGTTAGGCCCTTTCGGATCGAATTTGACTTGGCCGTTCTCCTCGGTATAGTTGAAATCTTTGATTCCGTAGGCAAAGAATTTGTCAGCCTCCGGACTGCTCCAGGCCCAGTCGAGGAATTTGATGATGTCCTCCGGATTCTTGGTGTTCGCCGGAATGGTCCAGACGAAGTAGACCTGGTCCGTTCCGATCTGCAGGTAATTGTCCCCTCTCGGCCCCTTTGGCGGAACCGCCATCGTAATGGCAGCTTTCGGCTGATTCGGATAAGGCTGGGCCGCCACCGCCGCATACTGGTAGGTAGCCGCACCCCAGGAAGCCACCAGCCCCTTGGTGATATCCGTTCCACGGTCACCCTGCTTCTTGGTAATGAAATCCTTCTCTATGTATCCGTTGTCATACAGCTTCTTGTAGAAAGCGATCGCTTCCTTCATCTGGGGCTGAATGATGTCCGGCTCCAGCTTGCCGCCCCGAACATGCCAGGTGCCTGGTCTGACTCCAAAAGAACCGGTAAAGACATCGTTCCAGGACATGCCGTCCGTCAGCGACAGGGCCCATTCATTATTCGGGTCGCCGTCTCCGTTCACATCTTTCGTCTTGACGCCCTCCGCGAACTTCAGGTAATCGTCGAGGGTCTTCGGAACGGGCATGCCGAGCTGATCGAGAATGTCTTGCCGGTAGAAGATCACCCGGTCCGCTTTGGTCCCCGTCAGCACGGGAATACCGTAGATTTTACCGTTCTTCGTCACCTTAGGGCTATTCCAGGCTACTTCGGGAATCTTCTTCTTCAGGTTCGGGGCGTATTTATCGATCAAGGGGCCGAGCTCCAGGAAAACGCCCTTGTCCACGGCTCCCTGGTGAACCTCCCAGTCGACGCTGCCGGTTCTGACCAGATCGGCCAGCTCTCCGGAAGCGAAACGCAGGGACAATTGCTGCCGGAAATCAATATCGTGGCCGAGGAACTCGAAGTTCAGCTTGCTGCCGGACAAGCGGCTCAGCTCGTCATAGTATTTCTGCTTCTTCTCCTCCGGGCCTTTGGAAGCAAATCCGGAGTTGTTATGGGAGAGCAGCACCTTGATTTCCCTGCCGCTTTTTCCGGCTGCGTCTGTAGGGGAGCCTGCCGCAGGGCTCTCTTCCCCGCCTCCGCAGGCAGCCAACACACCGGCGGAGAGCAGCACGGTCGCCACTGCTGCATGCACGGGCCTTTTTCGTTTGCCTATCATCCCAATCCCTCCTGGTCGTCTTACTCCCCCTGCCGGGGGATCTGCCCCCATTATAGGGCCGGTAGGGAATCCCTTCCCATGGAATAATCAACGAAAGTTTGTAGTTTTCCCATGCATTCCTTAGCCGCCCCTCTCTTCGGGCATTGCGGATTTGCGGTAGTCCGAAGGGGAGAGTCCGGTATATTTCTTAAAGGTTTTGGAGAAATAGGCGTAGTCTTCATATCCTACCGCGTCCCCCGCCTCGTAAACCTTCCGGTTCGGGTCCAGGAGGACCTCCTTGGCCTTTTCCATGCGAAGGGCGGTAAGGTATTGGGTAAAGGACTGGCCGAGCTCCCGCTTGAACACCGCTCCGAAGTAATTCGGCGATAGATCCAAGTGGGCGGCCGCATCCTTCAGCGAGAGCCCGGGATTCCGGTAATGCTCTTCCAGAAAGGCCTTCACCGTCTGGATGACCCGGTTGTAGCTCCAGTTCCGGGACATCCTCACATGCTCCAGCAGGCCTGCGAGCCCGGCCTGAACGGCCTCCTTCAGCTCAGCAGTACCGGCGGGCTGCTCCGGCAGACGCCATTCCGGGAGGGGGAGGCCGCTCCGGTTCAGCTCTTGAAGCGTTCCGTTCAGCACGATCCGGTAGTAATCGAGCCGCTCGTCCGGAACGGTATCGGGACGGTTGCCCTCGGCCTCCAGGTAAGAGCCGAGCCGAGCCGTCTCGGCCGCAAGGCCGTCTTCGTTAAGCTCCCAGATGGCCTCGGCCGCCTGCTCCGCGTACCCTTTCCACGCCCACATCCAATCGCGGCTCGCCCGTCTGCCCGACTTGGAATTCAGCCGGGCGGCTATTCTTCCGAGTGCGTTGGAGAAATACACCGGATCAATCGGCTTCAGCAGGTAATCCGCCACCCCGGAGCGGATCGCCGCTTGGGCGTACCCGAAATCGTCATGCCCCGAAACGACCAGGTATTCCGGCTCAAGCTTATGTGCCGAAAGCGTACGGATCAGCTCCAGCCCGGTGAGCCCCGGCATCCGGATATCCGTGATGATCACATCGGGCTTGGATTCCAGGGATATCCGGTACGCCTGGTCCCCGTCCTTAGCCTCAGCCAGCACCGAGAAGCCCTTGGCCTCCCTCTCAATTAGCGTCCGCAGGGTAAGGCGGACCATCCTTTCGTCATCCGCAATCAGCACTTTGTACATGGTTCACCACTCCTTTCAGGTAGGGGAGCATCATCCGGATGTCCGATCCCGTTTCGCCGGAACGGGCAATGCTTAGGCCGTAGGGATCTCCGAAGGCGAGCCGAAGTCGGGTATGCACGTTCCACAGCCCGATCCCCCGAAAGGGCTGCTTGTCCGGACGCCCCATATCCCCTTCCTTCCACGAGCGGAAGGCCTCGTTGTATTGGGCGAGCAGAGCAGGCGGCATCCCCCGCCCTTCGTCGCAGACCGAGAGGGAGAATACGCCCTGCTCCGCCCTGCCCCGGATCGTAATGCGGCCCGGCGTTAACCCGTGCCTTTCGTAGGCATGGTGAAACGCATTCTCAAGCAGCGGCTGCACCGTCAGCCGGAGCAAGTACACGCTATCCAGCATGCTTTCGTCCACCTCCATGACAAATTCCAAATCCTCGAAGCGTTCCTTCTGGATCTGAATATAGCTTAGGGTATGATCCAGTTCCTTGCGCAGGCTGACCACCTGATCGGGATCGCTCACGCTGTAGCGGAAGATACTCGACAAATGCAGCGCCATCTGGCTGATCGGCTTGATGTTGAAGAGAAGCGCGTACGAGTTGATAATCTCAAGCGTGTTGTAGAGAAAGTGGGGATTGATCCGGGACTGCAGGGCCACCACCACCGCCTCCCGGTTTCGCAGCTCCAGTTCCTTCTCGTGCATCCGGGTAGCGTGGACTTCGCTGACCAGCCTCCGGATTTCGCGGAACATGCGGTAGAAGACGGCGAACGCCAGGACCAGAATCACAGCACCGATGAACAGGGTGAGAAGCTGCAGATGCAGAAGCCCCGCGAGCTGCTCGCTTTTGGACATTTCCGAGACGATACGGAACGAAGTCTGCTCGGACACCCCGTAGACCATCATTTTGCGGCCTTCCGGGTCGTTCAGCGTAAATTGACCGTTAGCCTTGCTCATCTTGTCCGTCCAAGCTTCGGGAAGTCGCGTTCCCCACTTGTCCCGTTCCGTGTGATACAGAATCATCCCTTCTTCGTTGGCAATCACGATGTTCCCGTTCTTCCCGTACGGCCGGATGTCGGCAATCTTCAGCATCTGGTTGAGGGACATCTTCATCAGCAGCGCCCCGGCCGGCGCATAGGTCACGTTGTCAATGATCTTGCGGTACACCAGGATAACCGGGACTCCATTCTTCTCCCCGATCCCGAGAATTTTGAAATTGTCCTCGTACAACGGCATTTCGAGCGTCGCAAAATCTCCGAAATAGCCGCCCTTGGAGGAAATCACCGTGAATCCGTACATGTCCTTGCGCAGATTGGGGACCAGCTCATTCGAAAGACGGACCTTGAGCTGGTACATCTCGTAGGGGTTGAGCGGGTCAGCCTTGATGAATTCCTGGATCAGGGGATGTCCCGGAAGGGCCAGGGAATCGGCACGGACGCCGGAAAAGTATTCATCGAGCTGGGCATTGACCTTCCGGATGAGCTGTTCGTTGTAATAAATGCCGCTGTTCTCCACAATCTCGGCGGATTTGGCATACCAGATTAAACAAAACGCAAGAAAGGGGATACAAAACAAGACAACAAAAAAAAGAAGCAGGTTTTTCTTGATGGACAGAGGTCTGCGGAACAGCTTCATCGGGGTGCTCCCTTCTCATAATCACGCCGCCTGGCTGCTGCGGGTGCCGGTCAAGGCGGTTCCATTTGTTTACAAGGGAACCGCCCTTACAGGGTAAGGGAGGGTCGGAAGTTCTGTCAACGGGACAGCCTCCGGCAACCCCGCTATTTAAACGCTTTCTACAAGCTTTTACAAAATCTTAAGAGCTTCTAGGGCTAAAGTCTCGTTGACAACAAACGAACAAAGAAATACATTTTAATGCATAAACAAGCAAGCTTTCCCAATCCATTTCGCGCATTTCAAGAGGAGGAACCTTACCCATGGTCGAAACTCCCGGAACAAACGAATCGAAACACGCCGTCCCCCGTCCTTTAAGCCGCCGGAAAATGCTTGCCTGGATGGGCATGACCGGGGTGGGGCTCGCCCTGTCCGCCTACGGGACGAAGGCCCATGGCCAATCGGTCACGGAAGCCGCTTATTCGAACAAAAATTGGAATGCCGGCGAGCTCCTCGATCTCTCTTACTGCGTACCCATCACCATAGCCGAGCTTCGCCAGAACGGGCAGCCCTCCTCCAGCGTTTACTTCGTGACCGACCGGGACCAGGAGGGCTTTTTTCTGTACGATCCTGCCGATACCACCTCCCCCGACAACACCGGTACCGTTCTGGCAGCCGCCTCGGGAGCCCGGTTCAAAAGGGTCCTTAACGGCCATGAGGTCAACGCCAAATGGTACGGGGCCAAAGGAGACGGCGTCTCTGACGACACGGCACCTCTTCAGCTGGCCTTGGACGAGGCCCTGCAGCGCCCTTCCGTGACCGTGGTGGTGCCAGCAGGAACATACAAGATGACGAACGAGCTGTATCTCTTCCGGAATACGCACTTGAAGATGGACGAAGGCACGGTGCTGCTTCGCTGCCATGACGGCAACCTCATCCGCAACTACCGGCGGACGGACGTCTTTTACGGCTATGAGGGGAACGGGCATCTCACGATAGAGGGCGGGGTATTGGACAGCAACGCCGTTAACTATACGCGCGTATGCAACGGCATCGCCCTCGCCCACGCGGAATGGATCACCTTCCGGAACGTCACGGTGAAAGACACCCAAAGCGGACATGGGGCGGAGCTTACCGGGGTCCGGCATGTGCTGTTCGACCGGTGCCGGTTCGTCGGCTTCATGTATACGTCCCAGTATTATTGCGAGGCCATTCAGCTTGAGCCGGCGCTGAAGGCCGGCTTTGTGGGCCAAGCCGCCGATCATACGCCCACTCACCACGTGACGGTCCAGAACTGCTATTTCGGGGCGAGCGGAACCCCGGGAACCGTTCCCTGGCCGTGCGGGGTGGGCGCGCACGGAGCTTATCCCGATGCCTATTTCGACCACATCATTGTTCGGGATAACGTCATGGAGAACTCTACCTATTGGGCCATCCGGCCCTTCAAGTGGAGAAATTCCGTCATCGCGGGCAACCAGATCAAGAAGGCCAGCGGGGGAATGTTCGTTTCTACGCCTTCCGCCACCTCCGCCTCCTCGAAGGACGACAACGGCGTCGTTCATCCGGTCCAGCCGGCCAGCTCCCTTGTGATCGAGCATAATATCATCGACACGGCGACGAGCAACGGGATCTACGTGGAAGGGTTCCCCGAAGGAAGCGGGGAGAAGATCATCATCGGGCACAACGTGATCAAGAATACGGGAGGCCACTCCATAAGCCTGCGCGGGGTCTACTGTACCGTGGAAGGAAATGTGTTGGAAGGAGCCAAGAAGAATGGGATTTACCTTACCGACAGCCGCCATGTAATCATTTCCGGCAACCTGATCCGTGACTCCCTGCAGGAAGGCGTCCGGGTGGTCAACTCAACCGGAGTTCACCTGGCCAACAACCGGATCCTGAATCCGGGCCAAACCGGAAACGGGACCTACGACGGGATTTCTTTATGGGGCAGCTGCTCGGATAATCGGGTCATCGGCAATGTTGTAAGGGTCGAGGAAGGAAAGCTCAAGCCGCGGTACGGGCTCCAGGCCGCCGCTACCGTGACAGGGCTGACACGTCTGCAGAACGACCTTCGCTGCGGAGCGGTCATCGCGAACCTGCAGGATCTGTCCGCCGCCCCCGTCACCTCAAGCGAGGACTTGGCTTAAGCCGACCGATTTGGATGGAACCCGCCGCTGTGGTACACTATAAATAAGTAAGCCCACCTGCGTCATGCGTTGCGGTGGGTTTTGCTTTTCGATCCTTCCTTACCACCTAAGAATCCATACTCGCCACAAAAGGAGTGTTCGTTAGATGAATCCATTCGTGTACCACAACCCCACCCGTCTGATTTTCGGGAAAGGCCAGCTGAAGCAGCTGCCTCAGGAAGTCCGGAAATACGGCACCAATGTCCTGCTGGTCTACGGGGGCGGAAGCATCAAACGCAGCGGTTTATATGATAAAGTGACGGCCCTCTTGAAGGAAGCCGGAGCCACGGTTCACGAGATGGGCGGGGTCGAGCCCAACCCGAGGCTGACCACCGTTCATGAAGGAGCCCGCCTCTGCCGTGAGCATAACATCGATTTTCTTCTCGCCGTCGGCGGAGGAAGCACGATCGATGCGGTGAAGGCCATCGCGGCTTCCGCGAAATACGACGGCAGCTTCTGGGACATCGTCACCCGCCAGGCGGCGGTGGAGGAGGCCCTGCCGTTCGGCACGGTGCTGACACTGGCCGCTACCGGCTCCGAGATGAACTCCGGTTCGGTCATTACGAACTGGGAGACGAACGAGAAACGCGGCTGGGGCAGCCCCCACGTCTTCCCCCGCTTCTCGATTCTCGA contains:
- a CDS encoding ABC transporter permease — protein: MLRKAKSVDSWVLLLIAVPGLLHFLIFKYIPLAGNWIAFQDYNLFAGLFHSKWVGLKHFRFMFEYPEFLLVLKNSLRLGLYSIVFGFPAPLILALLLNEIRLSWFKRTAQTLLYLPHFLSWVIVGGIFTELLSNKGLVNQLLVGYGGEPVSFLTEPRYFLGILISLGIWKEVGWSMIVYLAAMTGINPNLYEAAMVDGAGRFRQMWSITLPSLLPAIIVLLLLRIGHLLDANVEQVLFFLNPLVREVGEVFDTYVYRVGLMGGQYSYTTAIGIFKALVGILLVMGLNKLSRRTTGESIY
- a CDS encoding type 2 periplasmic-binding domain-containing protein, which gives rise to MIGKRKRPVHAAVATVLLSAGVLAACGGGEESPAAGSPTDAAGKSGREIKVLLSHNNSGFASKGPEEKKQKYYDELSRLSGSKLNFEFLGHDIDFRQQLSLRFASGELADLVRTGSVDWEVHQGAVDKGVFLELGPLIDKYAPNLKKKIPEVAWNSPKVTKNGKIYGIPVLTGTKADRVIFYRQDILDQLGMPVPKTLDDYLKFAEGVKTKDVNGDGDPNNEWALSLTDGMSWNDVFTGSFGVRPGTWHVRGGKLEPDIIQPQMKEAIAFYKKLYDNGYIEKDFITKKQGDRGTDITKGLVASWGAATYQYAAVAAQPYPNQPKAAITMAVPPKGPRGDNYLQIGTDQVYFVWTIPANTKNPEDIIKFLDWAWSSPEADKFFAYGIKDFNYTEENGQVKFDPKGPNNSELNEKEFFQLSINVRENGLNNPLALKVLPNSDVILKGYQDAESTIMKNDAMYMPPLKSLDGRPELNPAFVAGSLFYDWFVKLVVGKEDLDKGFDSFVAEWKKRGGEAAIQEATDWYNRSGQK
- a CDS encoding response regulator transcription factor — protein: MYKVLIADDERMVRLTLRTLIEREAKGFSVLAEAKDGDQAYRISLESKPDVIITDIRMPGLTGLELIRTLSAHKLEPEYLVVSGHDDFGYAQAAIRSGVADYLLKPIDPVYFSNALGRIAARLNSKSGRRASRDWMWAWKGYAEQAAEAIWELNEDGLAAETARLGSYLEAEGNRPDTVPDERLDYYRIVLNGTLQELNRSGLPLPEWRLPEQPAGTAELKEAVQAGLAGLLEHVRMSRNWSYNRVIQTVKAFLEEHYRNPGLSLKDAAAHLDLSPNYFGAVFKRELGQSFTQYLTALRMEKAKEVLLDPNRKVYEAGDAVGYEDYAYFSKTFKKYTGLSPSDYRKSAMPEERGG
- a CDS encoding sensor histidine kinase — translated: MFCIPFLAFCLIWYAKSAEIVENSGIYYNEQLIRKVNAQLDEYFSGVRADSLALPGHPLIQEFIKADPLNPYEMYQLKVRLSNELVPNLRKDMYGFTVISSKGGYFGDFATLEMPLYEDNFKILGIGEKNGVPVILVYRKIIDNVTYAPAGALLMKMSLNQMLKIADIRPYGKNGNIVIANEEGMILYHTERDKWGTRLPEAWTDKMSKANGQFTLNDPEGRKMMVYGVSEQTSFRIVSEMSKSEQLAGLLHLQLLTLFIGAVILVLAFAVFYRMFREIRRLVSEVHATRMHEKELELRNREAVVVALQSRINPHFLYNTLEIINSYALLFNIKPISQMALHLSSIFRYSVSDPDQVVSLRKELDHTLSYIQIQKERFEDLEFVMEVDESMLDSVYLLRLTVQPLLENAFHHAYERHGLTPGRITIRGRAEQGVFSLSVCDEGRGMPPALLAQYNEAFRSWKEGDMGRPDKQPFRGIGLWNVHTRLRLAFGDPYGLSIARSGETGSDIRMMLPYLKGVVNHVQSADCG
- a CDS encoding right-handed parallel beta-helix repeat-containing protein — encoded protein: MVETPGTNESKHAVPRPLSRRKMLAWMGMTGVGLALSAYGTKAHGQSVTEAAYSNKNWNAGELLDLSYCVPITIAELRQNGQPSSSVYFVTDRDQEGFFLYDPADTTSPDNTGTVLAAASGARFKRVLNGHEVNAKWYGAKGDGVSDDTAPLQLALDEALQRPSVTVVVPAGTYKMTNELYLFRNTHLKMDEGTVLLRCHDGNLIRNYRRTDVFYGYEGNGHLTIEGGVLDSNAVNYTRVCNGIALAHAEWITFRNVTVKDTQSGHGAELTGVRHVLFDRCRFVGFMYTSQYYCEAIQLEPALKAGFVGQAADHTPTHHVTVQNCYFGASGTPGTVPWPCGVGAHGAYPDAYFDHIIVRDNVMENSTYWAIRPFKWRNSVIAGNQIKKASGGMFVSTPSATSASSKDDNGVVHPVQPASSLVIEHNIIDTATSNGIYVEGFPEGSGEKIIIGHNVIKNTGGHSISLRGVYCTVEGNVLEGAKKNGIYLTDSRHVIISGNLIRDSLQEGVRVVNSTGVHLANNRILNPGQTGNGTYDGISLWGSCSDNRVIGNVVRVEEGKLKPRYGLQAAATVTGLTRLQNDLRCGAVIANLQDLSAAPVTSSEDLA